From one Haloferax marinisediminis genomic stretch:
- a CDS encoding amidohydrolase family protein, whose protein sequence is MLELEHGFRVVDVNARLDPDKQSIATRGREISPERLERELHQAGVVRAIVSPGTQPGDQSYLRPNNAVARMSVDRPFLAFARVNGPRDPSSRTSARLRNLTSSRKEYHTDPDDVEQYAYDDRFHGFSLAPAVDGLPDDETLSMLEDVGLPVFVEGGEAFPPRAVADSLLGRFPVILSSFGGFPLDRDLMHDAMELLDDHDDFYLDTSFVRYRSILERALLEHPDRVLFGSGAPETHPNVGVMEILTLDVSEDAMAKAFSNNAARVIESLAPGET, encoded by the coding sequence ATGCTGGAGCTGGAACACGGGTTTCGGGTCGTCGACGTGAACGCACGCCTCGACCCCGACAAGCAGTCGATTGCGACGCGAGGACGAGAGATTAGCCCCGAGCGATTAGAACGCGAACTGCATCAGGCGGGCGTCGTCCGGGCGATCGTCTCTCCGGGCACACAACCGGGAGACCAGAGTTATCTGCGGCCGAACAACGCAGTCGCACGGATGAGCGTCGACCGACCATTTCTCGCGTTCGCCCGCGTCAACGGCCCACGAGACCCGAGCAGTCGGACGTCCGCACGTCTTCGGAACCTCACGTCCTCACGGAAAGAGTATCACACCGACCCCGACGACGTCGAACAGTACGCGTACGACGACCGTTTCCACGGGTTCAGTCTCGCCCCCGCAGTCGACGGCCTTCCGGACGACGAGACGTTGTCGATGTTGGAAGACGTTGGGCTCCCCGTCTTCGTGGAGGGTGGAGAAGCGTTCCCGCCACGTGCGGTCGCTGACTCGCTGTTAGGGCGGTTCCCCGTGATTCTCTCGAGTTTCGGCGGCTTCCCACTCGACCGAGACCTGATGCACGACGCGATGGAGTTACTCGACGACCACGACGACTTCTATCTCGACACGAGTTTCGTCAGATATCGAAGCATCCTCGAACGAGCACTGCTCGAACATCCGGACCGTGTCCTGTTCGGGAGCGGTGCACCGGAGACGCACCCGAACGTCGGCGTCATGGAGATTCTCACGCTCGACGTCTCGGAAGATGCGATGGCGAAGGCGTTCTCGAACAATGCGGCGCGAGTCATCGAGTCGCTCGCACCGGGAGAAACGTAG
- a CDS encoding glycosyltransferase family 2 protein, which yields MDLSVVLPTLNGRDRLATSLDALAEHAPDAEVIVVNGPSADGTTGMVREREDVDVLVELSDRNLNVARNAGIEVASGDVVALLRYDLSIEPSWLSALEDGIDDADVVTGPMHQTLRNGMTTESLEENTIAGRDVTYFNGGNVAFRRAVIDSLDGFDEYLQTGGARDAAHRLAHLDRRVGWAPEMCVRREFEADGGISERDWGWKYRALTYRLVKNYGLRPAAVERTAKHAISDGFEAAVGVLRGDVTPSGWVGTGRDVVAGIATGTSDGMVARARDRSRARNPHGCSARADRAVARYDWR from the coding sequence ATGGACCTCTCGGTTGTGCTCCCGACTCTCAACGGTCGGGACCGTCTCGCAACCAGCCTCGACGCGCTGGCCGAGCATGCCCCCGACGCCGAGGTTATCGTCGTCAACGGCCCATCGGCCGACGGGACGACCGGGATGGTGAGAGAGCGCGAAGACGTAGACGTCCTCGTCGAACTGTCTGACCGGAACCTCAACGTCGCACGCAACGCGGGCATCGAAGTGGCGAGTGGCGACGTCGTCGCCCTCCTCCGATACGACCTCTCGATAGAGCCCTCGTGGCTCTCGGCGCTCGAAGACGGCATCGACGATGCCGACGTCGTCACTGGGCCGATGCACCAGACCCTCCGAAACGGGATGACGACCGAGTCACTCGAAGAGAACACGATTGCTGGCCGTGACGTCACCTACTTCAACGGCGGAAACGTCGCCTTCCGCCGCGCCGTCATCGACTCACTGGACGGATTCGACGAGTACCTCCAGACCGGCGGTGCTCGTGATGCAGCCCACCGACTTGCACACCTCGACCGGCGAGTCGGATGGGCACCGGAGATGTGCGTGCGTCGTGAGTTCGAAGCGGACGGTGGCATCTCAGAACGGGACTGGGGATGGAAGTATCGGGCGTTGACGTACCGACTCGTGAAGAACTACGGCCTTCGACCGGCCGCTGTCGAACGCACCGCAAAACACGCCATCTCTGATGGATTCGAAGCAGCGGTCGGTGTCCTCAGAGGTGACGTGACGCCGTCTGGCTGGGTCGGAACCGGACGTGACGTCGTCGCTGGAATCGCGACGGGAACGTCAGACGGGATGGTTGCCCGTGCCCGTGACCGCTCGCGGGCACGAAACCCGCACGGTTGTTCTGCCCGTGCTGACCGAGCAGTCGCGCGCTACGACTGGCGCTGA
- a CDS encoding class I SAM-dependent methyltransferase, giving the protein MKGKEWYQADEVAQEYDSKRFSKGGRLIDRREKEAVLAALGPVEDKNVLEIACGTGRFTVMLAQEGANVVGLDISRAMMVQGREKAREAGVADRIEFLRGDAARLPFPDDHFDAVFAMRFFHLADTPAKFLAEMARVSKGQVFFDTFNDQSLRVAYNWLLPMGSRLYSENDVHRLLDDAGLELTDAKHDFVVPFGFYRKVPNGIARPFRSLDLTVGNSPVGDDIASVSYWNANVTGASEAESRATNRASDAE; this is encoded by the coding sequence GTGAAAGGAAAGGAGTGGTACCAGGCCGACGAGGTCGCCCAGGAGTACGACTCGAAGCGGTTCTCCAAGGGTGGTCGGCTCATCGACCGGCGTGAAAAAGAGGCAGTCCTCGCGGCACTCGGCCCTGTCGAGGACAAGAACGTCCTCGAAATCGCTTGTGGGACCGGTCGGTTCACCGTGATGCTCGCTCAGGAAGGAGCGAACGTCGTCGGACTGGACATCTCACGGGCGATGATGGTACAGGGACGGGAGAAGGCCCGCGAAGCAGGCGTCGCAGATCGGATCGAGTTCCTCCGTGGCGACGCTGCGCGGTTACCATTCCCAGATGACCACTTCGACGCGGTGTTCGCGATGCGGTTTTTCCACCTCGCGGACACGCCGGCGAAGTTCTTAGCAGAGATGGCGCGTGTCTCGAAGGGACAGGTGTTCTTCGACACGTTCAACGACCAGAGTCTTCGTGTCGCCTACAACTGGCTGCTTCCGATGGGCTCTCGACTCTACTCGGAGAACGACGTCCACCGACTTCTCGACGACGCGGGTCTCGAACTCACGGACGCGAAACACGACTTCGTCGTCCCGTTCGGGTTCTATCGGAAGGTGCCGAACGGCATCGCGCGTCCGTTCCGGTCGCTCGACCTCACAGTCGGAAACTCACCCGTCGGTGACGACATCGCGTCCGTTTCGTACTGGAATGCGAACGTCACCGGGGCGTCCGAGGCCGAGTCTCGCGCGACGAATCGTGCGAGCGACGCCGAGTGA
- a CDS encoding winged helix-turn-helix domain-containing protein: MSTTTAEPDTEDLLSEAEFRERLRELPPSAKLVAKVLESDAPLSQGQLAEESLLPDRTVRYALNRLEESDLVGSRYSFKDARKQVYFLNT, from the coding sequence ATGAGCACCACCACTGCAGAGCCTGATACTGAAGACCTTCTCTCGGAGGCCGAGTTCCGAGAGCGTCTCCGCGAACTGCCACCGAGCGCGAAACTCGTCGCCAAAGTTCTCGAGAGCGATGCACCGCTCTCGCAGGGCCAACTCGCGGAGGAGTCGCTGCTGCCGGACCGCACCGTCCGCTACGCACTCAACCGTCTCGAAGAGTCGGACCTCGTCGGTTCGCGCTACTCCTTCAAGGACGCGCGCAAGCAGGTCTACTTCCTCAACACGTAG
- a CDS encoding MBL fold metallo-hydrolase — protein MHVTRVSVPVTTRAPSGATNAYIVSDGDEQLLVDPAARTAELDALVERHGSTHLAVTHTHPDHVGAVAEYARETDATVWCRRGRERAFEAATGVEPDLTFTEGTTIPVGSGVDVLDTPGHARDHVTFVVGGDYLSGDLAVAEGSVVVGAPDGDMRAYLVALRRLHARDPATLYPGHGPEITDPRPVLERLVAHRNSREAAVLDAIRAGNATPDSVTDAAYDKDISAVRDLARATVVAHIEKLAAERRVQWDSDQERVVAI, from the coding sequence ATGCACGTCACGCGCGTCTCGGTTCCCGTCACGACTCGCGCCCCGAGCGGTGCGACGAACGCGTACATCGTCTCCGACGGAGACGAACAACTCCTCGTCGACCCGGCGGCACGAACCGCCGAACTCGACGCCCTCGTCGAACGACACGGTAGTACCCATCTCGCGGTCACCCACACCCACCCCGACCACGTCGGCGCAGTCGCCGAGTACGCTCGTGAGACCGACGCGACAGTCTGGTGTCGTCGCGGGCGAGAACGCGCCTTCGAAGCTGCGACCGGTGTCGAACCAGACCTGACGTTCACCGAAGGGACGACCATCCCCGTCGGGTCTGGCGTCGACGTACTCGACACACCGGGACACGCACGCGACCACGTGACCTTCGTCGTCGGCGGCGACTACCTGTCGGGTGACCTCGCCGTCGCTGAGGGGAGCGTGGTCGTCGGGGCGCCCGACGGAGACATGCGCGCGTACCTCGTCGCACTCAGACGACTCCATGCACGCGACCCGGCGACACTCTACCCCGGCCACGGACCCGAGATTACCGACCCGCGACCTGTGCTCGAACGTCTCGTCGCACACCGCAATTCCCGCGAAGCGGCAGTTCTCGATGCTATCCGCGCCGGCAATGCGACACCAGACAGCGTGACCGACGCCGCGTACGACAAAGACATCTCGGCGGTTCGTGACCTCGCTCGCGCGACGGTCGTCGCCCACATCGAGAAACTCGCCGCCGAGCGTCGGGTTCAGTGGGACTCCGACCAAGAGCGCGTGGTCGCAATCTAG
- a CDS encoding YkgJ family cysteine cluster protein: MDLEAELARARDLDVSELADAIESIGFECTRCGACCKGYDTDDGREPHTATVFPDEVRTIQATTEYDWRDVARPMPYGLVEGDDGLEGETFEWALQTTACGDCRFYEEDDTGQGACQVHDDRPLICETYPFSVDVAGTSQPMGEAVDEEGVVRAHECEGLGRDISREDAAELAAALKERAVREIQEALAVSDAYEPVETNDGEIVVHDSEGAKRPDGTEIP; encoded by the coding sequence ATGGACCTCGAAGCCGAACTCGCCCGCGCCCGCGACCTCGACGTGTCGGAACTGGCCGACGCCATCGAGTCTATCGGCTTCGAATGCACGCGCTGTGGCGCGTGTTGCAAGGGCTACGACACCGACGACGGCCGGGAACCGCACACGGCGACCGTCTTTCCTGACGAGGTGCGGACGATTCAGGCGACAACTGAGTACGACTGGAGAGACGTCGCCCGACCGATGCCGTACGGGCTCGTCGAAGGTGACGACGGCCTCGAAGGCGAGACGTTCGAGTGGGCGCTCCAGACGACTGCCTGCGGCGACTGCCGATTCTACGAAGAAGACGACACCGGACAGGGTGCCTGTCAGGTCCACGACGACCGGCCACTCATCTGCGAGACGTACCCGTTCAGTGTCGACGTCGCCGGCACGAGTCAACCGATGGGCGAGGCCGTCGACGAGGAGGGAGTCGTTCGCGCACACGAGTGCGAGGGCCTCGGACGAGACATCTCTCGTGAGGATGCAGCGGAACTGGCAGCGGCGCTCAAAGAACGCGCCGTCCGCGAGATACAGGAGGCACTCGCCGTCTCCGACGCCTACGAACCAGTCGAGACGAACGACGGCGAAATCGTCGTCCACGACTCCGAAGGTGCGAAGCGTCCCGATGGGACAGAGATTCCGTAG
- a CDS encoding TRAM domain-containing protein has product MEISDKLLCLFNADVRTEDDRYIVEIPRREVETGAIDPGETYRVALISREAHEAVESEPSGSATPSAEPQPPVEAGELRYVEIEDIGKQGDGIARVERGYVIIVPGTDVGERVKVEITEVKSNFAVGEVVEDDF; this is encoded by the coding sequence GTGGAAATCTCAGATAAACTCCTGTGTCTGTTCAATGCTGACGTTCGCACCGAGGACGACCGATATATCGTCGAGATTCCTCGCCGCGAAGTCGAAACCGGGGCAATCGACCCTGGTGAGACGTATCGCGTCGCTCTCATCTCTCGCGAGGCACACGAAGCCGTCGAGTCTGAACCGAGCGGCAGTGCCACGCCATCTGCCGAACCACAACCCCCGGTCGAAGCCGGAGAGCTTCGGTACGTCGAAATCGAAGATATCGGAAAGCAAGGTGACGGAATCGCCCGCGTCGAGCGTGGCTACGTCATCATCGTTCCCGGTACCGACGTCGGTGAGCGCGTGAAAGTCGAAATCACCGAAGTCAAGTCGAACTTCGCAGTCGGCGAAGTCGTCGAAGACGACTTCTAA
- a CDS encoding radical SAM protein, with protein MTDPADLTVTIVDGYVDEPAHFGVPPYISTYPRFTAGAVVDAGVPESNVVYHTIDELRDDRQKWRDVADADLMIYIGGMTVPGKYVGGTPAEPDEVRELAWVAEGTTLMGGPIRFGVGDENAGGQDMQRKDLDYDFVAKGDIEAAAFDLVDSALEGFGNRMRDNEELDRWAAKGAFVVEQHPNHPDHLICEMETSRGCAYRCSFCTEPLYGNPAFRTADSVVKEVENLYNRGARHFRLGRQADILAFGGDGEAPNPDALRRLYGGIREVAPDLGTLHLDNVNPITIVNWPEKSREALKIIAEHNTAGDTAAFGLESADPVVQEENNLNVSADECFEAVKIVNEVAGWRPGDDPADAPTHGPDASNRLPKLLPGINLLHGLKGESKETFEHNKRFLQRVYDEGLMVRRINIRQVMAFDGTDMSDTGASIARDHKQLFKKYKQEVREEIDRPMLRRVAPPGTVLPDVHLEYHQDGRTFGRQLGTYPLLVGIPGERELGQTVDIVVTDHGYRSVTGVPYPLDINEASMDELTAIPGIGKSTAGDIVVNRPYDDPANVGIDANLLKYVQ; from the coding sequence ATGACTGACCCCGCCGACCTCACCGTGACTATCGTCGACGGATACGTCGACGAACCGGCGCACTTCGGCGTGCCGCCGTACATCTCGACGTATCCTCGATTCACCGCGGGTGCGGTGGTCGACGCGGGCGTCCCCGAGTCCAACGTCGTCTACCACACCATCGACGAACTCCGCGACGACCGCCAGAAGTGGCGCGACGTCGCCGACGCGGACCTGATGATTTACATCGGCGGCATGACCGTCCCCGGAAAGTACGTGGGCGGGACGCCTGCCGAACCCGACGAAGTCCGCGAACTCGCGTGGGTCGCCGAAGGTACGACGCTCATGGGCGGTCCCATTCGGTTCGGCGTCGGCGACGAGAACGCCGGCGGACAGGACATGCAGCGCAAGGACCTCGACTACGACTTCGTCGCCAAAGGTGACATCGAGGCGGCCGCCTTCGACCTCGTCGACAGCGCGCTCGAAGGCTTCGGCAACCGGATGCGCGACAACGAGGAACTCGACCGCTGGGCTGCGAAGGGCGCCTTCGTCGTCGAACAACACCCGAACCATCCGGACCACCTCATCTGCGAGATGGAGACGTCTCGCGGCTGTGCGTACCGGTGTTCGTTCTGTACCGAACCGCTGTACGGCAACCCCGCATTCAGAACCGCCGACTCTGTGGTCAAGGAAGTCGAGAACCTGTACAACCGTGGTGCGCGCCACTTCCGTCTCGGCCGACAGGCCGACATCCTCGCGTTCGGTGGTGACGGTGAAGCCCCGAACCCTGACGCACTCCGTCGTCTCTACGGTGGTATCCGCGAAGTCGCACCGGACCTCGGCACGCTCCACCTCGACAACGTCAACCCCATCACCATCGTCAACTGGCCCGAGAAATCTCGCGAGGCGCTCAAAATCATCGCCGAACACAACACCGCGGGCGACACCGCAGCGTTCGGGCTCGAATCTGCGGACCCGGTGGTCCAAGAAGAGAACAATCTCAACGTCTCCGCGGACGAGTGTTTCGAAGCGGTCAAAATCGTCAACGAGGTCGCAGGCTGGCGTCCCGGAGACGACCCCGCCGACGCGCCGACACACGGTCCCGACGCGTCGAACCGCCTCCCCAAACTCCTCCCCGGAATCAACCTCCTCCACGGGTTGAAAGGCGAGTCCAAGGAGACGTTCGAGCACAACAAACGCTTCCTCCAGCGCGTCTACGACGAGGGCCTGATGGTCCGCCGCATCAACATCCGACAGGTCATGGCGTTCGACGGGACCGACATGTCGGACACCGGCGCCTCCATCGCCCGCGACCACAAACAACTGTTCAAGAAGTACAAACAGGAGGTCCGCGAGGAGATCGACCGACCGATGCTGCGTCGGGTCGCCCCACCCGGGACTGTCCTTCCAGATGTTCATTTGGAGTACCACCAAGACGGGCGCACCTTCGGCCGACAACTCGGCACCTACCCACTGCTCGTGGGAATTCCCGGCGAACGCGAACTCGGTCAGACCGTCGATATCGTCGTCACCGACCACGGGTACCGCTCTGTCACGGGTGTTCCGTACCCACTTGACATCAACGAGGCGTCGATGGACGAACTGACGGCGATTCCCGGGATTGGGAAGTCCACCGCCGGCGATATCGTGGTCAACCGCCCCTACGACGACCCGGCCAACGTCGGCATCGATGCCAATCTGCTGAAGTACGTTCAGTAG
- a CDS encoding DUF7559 family protein, producing MPATLELKCANEDCELDMFELHYTYDMPDDVTVADFSCPYCGEQQFLEVIEL from the coding sequence ATGCCTGCGACCCTCGAACTCAAGTGCGCCAACGAGGACTGCGAACTCGACATGTTCGAGTTGCATTACACCTACGACATGCCCGACGACGTGACGGTTGCGGACTTCTCCTGTCCGTACTGCGGCGAACAGCAGTTCCTCGAGGTGATCGAACTATGA